One Salvia miltiorrhiza cultivar Shanhuang (shh) chromosome 6, IMPLAD_Smil_shh, whole genome shotgun sequence genomic window, ataataataataaggataacaacaacaacaacaacaacaacaacaacaacaacaacaacaacaacaacaataataataataataataataataataataataataataataataataataataataataataataataataataataataataataataataataataataataataattagtttaggggagactaattacataagtaatggtggaataaagtgggcccaatagataaaagtgtagtaaatttaaaagcaagggaaggtataattgtccaaaaagcagagtaggagtttatttcgtggacaaatatttaagggcaagtaggagtttatttcgtggacggagggagtatataaaaataattttgaatgtTAAATACAACTGTgtgattttaataattttaaatatcctagccctagtcttgatgataccaaaacccttagattttctttgtaatagactataatttttcgaactcaagtgttggagttcctTTTCTAATTTATCTAGTGTTAtgaaaactgaaaactgaagattgaagagcgGAGGActgaggactgaagactgaatacTGAAGACCTCAACTGAAGTTAGCTGTGAAAAGGCCAAGTCAAATACTGACATTTTGACGGAAAGAGTTGCttactgaagaatcagttatgacttaaGTAATAatgcaggccacgtggatttagcggactgatactcaagtcaagtatcagttgacattcttcctcggactgaaactcCTGAGTATAAATGAAGCCACACACcttcaagtacagccgcattaaatgcagagatattgaagatcgtcctttctctgcagagtattcctttttggtgataaCTTTTCAGATGCGCCTTACCTTTTGTACCTGAGATGCCGTTCTTCACCAAATTAAGGaatctcgaagattgaagcttcAGCCAAGTTtaaattactctcacaacggatgaattattgaagaccatctcagccaacggatctattcgagacttctcctataaatagagctcgaggaacactacaatcttcaccgattcaaacgcacAAGCTGAAACTCTACCAAAATCGCAACTCAGTCATTTACTGCCTTCAAAAAAGTTTATCGAGGAAGAGAATTCTCAAAGCCAAAATCAATTCTCTGatttcatacattctcttagttcCTTAGGCAAATTCTTTgtaatatccaaagcctaagttttcGATTATAGAGAGCTTGTTcactgtaatctagttggtacttCAAACCCCTTTTCACTCGAGAGAAAATAGAGTTTGAGTagaaaggagttcagaccagtgttctgacttaAGAGATCTTAGCCACCCGCTGAAAAAGGCATTTGTGTCTTATCGTGCTAAGAgtgagtgagaaatccaacctagAGTGTTGGTACTGGAAATTGTCTTTTCAGtctaaggtttgttgtgcacctgtGAGCACAAGCCTagagtgattgtcagtgtgTTTAATTgatcgtggacgtaggaacttgttccgaaccacgtaaaaatcatttgttgtttatcgctttcagttttaatttcttatttgtGCACAAACTTGTTtataactgaaactgattaattgcaaagtgaaactatAACCTGACAACGTGTTAATCAAACGTTATTTCAAAAGTTAAGTTTTCCGCtgctagtgttattagtctaactgataaatcttcgaataatcagtaagattcataacactcttCTGTTTCAAAACCTGACTGAAGTCCCTTTTTGGACATCAGTCAAAGTTCTGTTGTTTAACTGAAACTGTTTAACTGTTCTTCTCTTCAAACTCTTTCAGTACCAGTTGATACTATTTCAGTTAACATcaaaaaattttgaaaaacagCCTACAtttgtattccccccccccttCACACACCTGTTCTGCAACCCTCTGGGACCCAACAGAAAGTGTTTGTATCAAtttattaaattacaattttttataaCTTCTTCACTAGTCATTAATTTTGATCTTATATTACttattaaattcaatattttgcAAGTTAAATCAAGtatattaatcaatttaaataaaattaaatacataaatcgATATTCATCTGTCcctttaaattatgtctttattttcttttgttatgtcccaaaaatatatactctttttatttttggagccccatatataatttaatattttttccttAATATGGATCATTTTTCCACCATCAATATTTTCAGTGTGagataattttttcaatttcagtaCCTTTTATTGATTATCAATAAAACACTTAACAACTTTATCAAttacatttcattaaaattcgtgtcaaaAAATTATGGGTATAAATATAGAGAACATGAAGAGTacgcattatatatatatatatatatatatatatatatatatatatataggggagggttacagtgaaaacacttcttaaaatataaatataaacgttttttaatgtacgaattttatccaacagggttacaaattcatccaacatggttacgaattgtgaaaaataaatttttgctacctttggaattcgaacccaggaccacgaattcatccaacaaggttacgaatcaaccgtagatcttgatgatctaagggctgaaaattgtttatattttatattttaagaagtgtttttattttagccatcccctatatatatatatatatatatatatatatatatatatatatataatgaaaattataGAATGATGTGTACtttaatttatgaagaaatGCGTGCTAAAATTGCTTTTATGATCACtaagataaatttataaaaattaatgggTTCAAACTTTTAATATAGCAGTATTGTACTCTCTTCATCCATGAAATAAACTTTCATTTGATGGTCAACACGGAAACTAAAAAGTTGATAAAgttgttgtgagtgaaatataaGTATAGTagactaaagtgataaatgtGTTGTGGGATGGGCCCATGAGTGGTAAAGGATAATAAATGTAAGAAATAAGGGATGACTTAATTGTCCAAAAGTAGAATAGGAGTTTATTTGGTGaacaaaaatttaagggcaaATGAGAATTTATTTCATGGACGGACGTAGTAATATTATTGAAATTGTTTTATTCGCTTTTGCTAGCAAGCagaattaataaatcaaatttcCAGGTGGAAACCCTGCCACGTCGGAGCGTCCGGTCACCTGCCCAACGAAGCTCTACGCTGAACCGCCAGCTGTCAGTCACGCCTCTTCAACTCTTTATCATTCCCATCCACTTCCACAGAAACCAAGGAATCAACACGCGCTCCGTCCCGCTTCCACGTCGGCAGCCAGATCCGCATCTCTCCAACTCCGGCGAGTAGGAATTCAATTACACACTCTCGCGATTCGGAACGAGAAGCTCAAAACCAGCTCAGAATCACTGATACGAAACACATCACTTCCCTGGGAAAAAGCGTCTCCAAAAAGCTTAAAACATTTATTTCCCTCTCATAATTTTTCActtaattttttctatttttggtttTCTGGGGAAAAAAATCTCATTCTCTACAAAAATGCTCTGATTCATTTCTCCCTCCCAAACCCTAGCTCTCGACGCGTGGAGCGAGAAAGTTTCTAGCTTTTTTCCGCCTCTGCTGGCGGCGTATCAACAATTTCGAGCTTCCGGAGAAAAAAACTCGGTGTGTGCATTGCTGTTTGGTGAGCGCCTCCGCTTGCTTTCTGGTTTTGGTACTGattcttgtttgtttttattttattttttacggTAAACATTCGTGTTTGAGTTTAGTGTTTTCTTGAGCGAGAAGGTGTACGGAAATATGGGTTTGGTGTTTCTTCCTTTTCGTTGTTACCGAGTTGCCGCGTTTTTGTTGgaagggattttttttttctttttctttttctttttctttttgaaaggggtatttatttatttatttattatacgTAACTGAACACTGTTGTTTATTAAGTTTCCTTATACTTATTTCTCACAGTTGTTAATATGCGATGATTTGCGTttgatgtttatttttattttgacaaTTTTTTAGTCATTAAATTAGTAAATGTTGGTTGCGATTTTTGCAATGTTCTTGTTTAGCTGCGAAACCCTAGGGGAATTTTTGCGGTTGGTTTTCCTTTTATTAGTTGATACGTTACTGATCACACATTTAATTAGTTTCCTTATTAcacttcaattatttttttgcaGTTGTTAATATTGCGATAAATTCGTGGCAGGAAACGTATATTTTTTTCGGTTGGGTTTTACCTTAATCATcatatactatatttatatacaGATATTATGAGTAGGCTGAAAGATACAGTGGCGGCGGAAGAACTTCCTACTGAAGGTTCTGGCAATCTAATGGGTGGGTCTGTTTCTAAACTTGAAGCTATCCGGGTCGGGTCATTGGAAGCAAAGAAAGATGATGGTGGCTCTGTTACTGCAGCATCAGCAGCAATAGTTGATATAGAAAAAGActtatcttttctaaaaattggATTTTGGAATTTGAGCGATGAAGAGTTTGAAGGCACAAGAAGTGTTTCAGATAGTGTTGTTGATGGCAGAGGTGTTCTTGATGTTGATGGCTCCTCGACCGTGGTGGCGAGGGATGAAAAGATCATTGATGCTGATTTTACATGTACTGATAATACGGGGAGTGGTGATGGtatgagagggagagagagaggtacgATCAACTTGAATGCTGATGTCAGTGTGGATGGGAACGGGGTGGGAAGGTGGAATGGGGAGAGGGTGGAGGACCAAGATCATGGTTTTCGAGTTGGGGACCTTGTGTGGGGGAAGATCAAGAGCCATCCGTGGTGGCCGGGGCAGGTATATGATCCGAGGGATGCCTCGGAGTTTGCGTTGAAGCACAGCCAAGAGGGTCGTGTGCTCGTGGCCTTTTTTGGGGACGGTTCTTGTTCTTGGTGCTTGCCCTCGCAGCTAGTACCTTTTGTGGAGAATTTTGATAGGATGTGGAGTGATAGGCCTTTGAGTTCGAGGAGCTTTGTCAACGCGGTGCAGAGGGCGGTTGACGAGATTGGGAGGCTTTTAGAGTCGAGGATGACGTGTGGATGCATCCCGTTGGAGAAGAGGGATCATCTTGCTAGGCCTATGGTGGCGAATGCTGGGATCAAGGCGGGGGTGCTCATGCCGGAGGTGGCCATTGATCGCCTTCCTATTCCTGAATACGAGCCTGCTGAGATACGTGCAAAAGTGGTGGGATTCGCGAAAACTGCTTCCTTTGACAATTTGTTTGAGCTTGTCATCTTGAGGAGTTGGATATCTGCGTGTTCGTATGCAAAATGTGGCAGCCGGCTTCCTGTTTATGGTGAGCCCCTTGTTATTGAAGGTTTGGAATATGATGATGACGAGAAGAATGGTTTCAGTGTTCCGACTCCTTTGCCAGCCGAGGGCCCCTTAGATGATAAGATCTATCAGAACACAAAACAGAAAAGTGTTGCTGAGCTTATGGCAAAGAAGAAGATTGGAAAGTCTAAAAAAACAAAGAAGATGGGCGATGGTGTGGTTGTGAATGGTCATGGACGGAGGGGTCGGTCTTCAGCGAAACGGGATAGGAAGACAAGGGACGAGGTCTCTGGATTGAGTGACACGACAGATCGGGTGACACGACAGAGTAAACCTAAATTGGAATGTGAAATTGGATTTTCATCTAGGGAGAGGAAGAAGAGCAAGTACCTGTCTCCTCCTTATACTAGTCTTGGAGGGAGGATCGTCGATTCGGGCTATAAGCTTGAACCTGACCTTGATGAACTCTCGGAGGTGGACACGATAGAAAAGAATACGACTGATGGGGATTCCCGAGATGAAGAAATTTCTGCATTTGCATTTCCAGAGCTTGATGACGAGGAGAATGAGCAGAAAATGGCATTTTCAGCATCTGATGTTGATTTAGAGGTCAATGAGCTGTTGCTGAAGTTGGAATCTGCTGCTATTGATCGCTTCTTCCTGACAAACGAGGGCCATCTTGATCCCGTCTGGGCATTCGTGTCAGCATACAGAAGCTCAACCTACTTGCACGGATCAGACCTCAAACCGCACCACAAATGCAAGAAAGTGAGCCATAAGAGAAAGAGGCCCTCCTTGGCTTCTCCATCTGCTCCGAGACCCCGTGGCTGCAGTCCCAAGGTTTCCCTGCCATGCAAGCGCCCTGCAGACGAGCCAGCAGATGATCTCGTC contains:
- the LOC130989382 gene encoding PWWP domain-containing protein 3-like; this encodes MSRLKDTVAAEELPTEGSGNLMGGSVSKLEAIRVGSLEAKKDDGGSVTAASAAIVDIEKDLSFLKIGFWNLSDEEFEGTRSVSDSVVDGRGVLDVDGSSTVVARDEKIIDADFTCTDNTGSGDGMRGRERGTINLNADVSVDGNGVGRWNGERVEDQDHGFRVGDLVWGKIKSHPWWPGQVYDPRDASEFALKHSQEGRVLVAFFGDGSCSWCLPSQLVPFVENFDRMWSDRPLSSRSFVNAVQRAVDEIGRLLESRMTCGCIPLEKRDHLARPMVANAGIKAGVLMPEVAIDRLPIPEYEPAEIRAKVVGFAKTASFDNLFELVILRSWISACSYAKCGSRLPVYGEPLVIEGLEYDDDEKNGFSVPTPLPAEGPLDDKIYQNTKQKSVAELMAKKKIGKSKKTKKMGDGVVVNGHGRRGRSSAKRDRKTRDEVSGLSDTTDRVTRQSKPKLECEIGFSSRERKKSKYLSPPYTSLGGRIVDSGYKLEPDLDELSEVDTIEKNTTDGDSRDEEISAFAFPELDDEENEQKMAFSASDVDLEVNELLLKLESAAIDRFFLTNEGHLDPVWAFVSAYRSSTYLHGSDLKPHHKCKKVSHKRKRPSLASPSAPRPRGCSPKVSLPCKRPADEPADDLVSDARAMRQKLDSMTTILEDHGLRFSSDDKTCLKEELKVLMEKVVTAGEKVRLMAEKTSS